A window of Parasynechococcus marenigrum WH 8102 contains these coding sequences:
- the pyrE gene encoding orotate phosphoribosyltransferase — translation MTSAFRYDNDARRTLLKRLAGEAYRRGQFTLASGRESEHYVNCKPVSLSGSGLALISSAMLDHLDAEAVAVAGLTLGADPLVSGVAMAAALVERPLDALIVRKQAKGHGTGAWLEGPLPPQGALITVLEDVVTTGGSSLKAVHQLREASYVVKRVITIVDREEGGATAMAAADLDLVSLFRLSEVSSAAEELSR, via the coding sequence ATGACCTCAGCGTTCCGCTACGACAACGACGCCAGGCGCACCCTGTTGAAGCGTCTGGCGGGGGAGGCCTACCGTCGTGGTCAGTTCACGCTGGCCTCCGGACGGGAGAGCGAGCACTACGTGAATTGCAAACCGGTCAGCTTGAGCGGATCCGGTCTGGCTCTGATCAGCAGCGCCATGCTCGACCATCTCGACGCCGAGGCCGTTGCCGTCGCAGGACTGACCCTGGGGGCTGATCCCCTGGTCAGTGGAGTGGCGATGGCGGCGGCGCTGGTCGAGCGCCCCCTGGACGCCTTGATTGTGCGGAAACAGGCCAAGGGGCATGGCACCGGCGCCTGGCTGGAAGGGCCATTGCCACCGCAGGGCGCGTTGATCACCGTGCTGGAGGACGTGGTCACCACCGGCGGCTCATCGTTGAAAGCCGTTCATCAACTGCGGGAGGCCAGCTACGTGGTCAAACGGGTCATCACGATCGTGGACCGTGAGGAGGGAGGAGCCACAGCCATGGCTGCAGCGGACCTGGACTTGGTGAGCCTGTTCCGCCTGTCGGAGGTGTCCAGCGCCGCCGAGGAGCTCAGCCGATGA
- a CDS encoding WecB/TagA/CpsF family glycosyltransferase encodes MDSVTTTPDDHRRCRVLGIPVDACRDVQSAAIGLHARGGGRIVTLNAEMTMTARSLPELGHAIEGADLVIPDGAGVVWALARQRVSVVKTAGIELAWTLLEYAAAHSWRVALVGAAPAVMDSLRQSLPQRLPGLNLVIAVDGYQPADAWDGIEAELHQLNPDLVLVALGVPRQETWSERVSDSRSGLWMGVGGSFDVWAGVKKRAPAWMCRYRIEWLYRLIQEPSRWRRMLSLPAFAWAVLRGV; translated from the coding sequence ATGGACTCAGTCACCACCACTCCAGACGATCACCGCCGGTGCCGGGTTCTCGGAATCCCCGTGGATGCCTGCCGTGATGTTCAGTCAGCTGCCATCGGGCTGCACGCCCGTGGTGGTGGTCGCATCGTCACCCTCAACGCTGAGATGACGATGACGGCTCGCAGCTTGCCGGAGCTGGGCCACGCCATCGAAGGGGCTGACCTGGTGATCCCTGATGGTGCTGGAGTGGTTTGGGCCCTGGCACGGCAACGGGTCAGTGTGGTGAAGACCGCCGGCATCGAACTGGCCTGGACGCTTCTCGAATACGCCGCAGCGCACAGTTGGAGGGTGGCTCTCGTGGGCGCAGCCCCCGCTGTGATGGACAGCCTTCGTCAATCGCTGCCCCAACGCCTTCCAGGCTTGAACCTGGTCATTGCTGTGGATGGCTACCAGCCAGCTGATGCCTGGGATGGCATCGAAGCCGAACTCCATCAGCTCAATCCCGATCTGGTCTTGGTTGCCCTGGGCGTTCCTCGTCAGGAAACCTGGTCGGAACGAGTGAGTGACAGCCGATCAGGACTCTGGATGGGGGTCGGCGGCAGCTTCGACGTCTGGGCTGGCGTCAAGAAGCGAGCTCCGGCATGGATGTGCCGCTATCGCATCGAGTGGCTGTATCGCCTGATTCAGGAACCCAGTCGCTGGAGGCGAATGCTGTCTCTGCCTGCCTTCGCCTGGGCTGTCTTGAGAGGTGTCTGA
- a CDS encoding adenosylcobinamide-GDP ribazoletransferase, protein MRPGPCNRPIARSVSPWLSDLAGAWIFYSVLPAWPWPSPRFQRIARFASWIGLVIGAIQALLCWGLLRLGWTMSAAAPMVIALGIWLSGGLHHDGVMDTADGLAAGPERCLEAMEDSRVGASGVLALVMVLMLQLGALVQLGSAAPAALVTVGVWSRVAPLWAMARFPYLRRDGTAGFHRRHGRPRWDALPSGVVLLVLCIVLNPVMLLAGAPVALVVAEGLGRRLGGHTGDSYGAVLVLTETFTLVLLALTR, encoded by the coding sequence GTGAGACCAGGACCGTGCAACAGACCCATCGCTCGGAGCGTTTCTCCCTGGTTGTCCGATCTGGCGGGGGCCTGGATCTTCTACAGCGTCTTGCCGGCCTGGCCTTGGCCGTCACCACGGTTCCAACGCATTGCCCGATTCGCCTCCTGGATCGGTCTGGTGATCGGTGCCATACAGGCCCTGCTCTGCTGGGGACTGCTTCGGCTCGGCTGGACCATGAGCGCTGCGGCGCCCATGGTGATCGCCCTCGGCATCTGGCTCAGCGGCGGGCTGCATCACGACGGAGTGATGGACACGGCCGATGGTCTGGCCGCCGGCCCGGAGCGTTGTCTTGAGGCGATGGAGGACAGCCGTGTGGGGGCCAGCGGTGTGCTGGCCCTGGTCATGGTGCTGATGCTGCAGCTGGGCGCTTTGGTCCAGCTCGGTTCGGCCGCGCCAGCGGCCCTGGTGACGGTCGGTGTCTGGAGCCGTGTGGCACCGCTCTGGGCGATGGCCCGATTTCCTTATTTACGCCGCGACGGAACGGCCGGCTTTCATCGCCGCCATGGACGCCCCCGCTGGGATGCCCTCCCTAGCGGAGTTGTGCTGCTGGTTCTCTGCATCGTGCTGAATCCGGTGATGCTGTTGGCCGGGGCTCCCGTTGCGCTGGTGGTCGCAGAGGGCCTCGGTCGGCGCCTGGGGGGGCACACCGGCGACAGTTACGGAGCCGTACTGGTGCTGACGGAAACGTTCACGTTGGTGCTTCTGGCTCTGACCAGGTGA
- the tgt gene encoding tRNA guanosine(34) transglycosylase Tgt, whose amino-acid sequence MFGFEISAHCANTAARCGCFHTPHGPVHTPRFMPVGTLATVKGISTDQLARTGAQMVLSNTYHLHLQPGEEIVAAAGGLHGFMGWDGPMLTDSGGFQVFSLGDLNKIDDRGVVFRNPRDGRIIDMTPEHATQIQMALGADVAMAFDQCPPYPATENDVIDACRRTHAWLARCVEAHSRDNQALFGIVQGGCFPHLRRESARAVADFDLPGIAVGGVSVGEPVEEMHRIVRDVTPLLPTHKPRYLMGIGTLREMAVAVANGIDLFDCVLPTRLGRHGTALVGGERWNLRNARFRHDHTPLDPSCPCPTCSGGHTRAYLNHLIRSEELLGLTLLSLHNITHLLRFTTAMSQAIRDGCFSEDFAPWEPDSPAHHTW is encoded by the coding sequence TTGTTCGGCTTCGAGATCAGCGCCCATTGCGCCAACACCGCTGCCCGCTGCGGCTGTTTTCACACACCCCATGGACCGGTGCACACGCCCCGTTTCATGCCCGTTGGCACCCTGGCCACCGTCAAAGGGATCAGCACGGACCAACTCGCCCGCACAGGGGCACAGATGGTGCTGTCCAACACGTATCACCTGCACCTTCAGCCCGGCGAGGAGATCGTTGCGGCCGCCGGGGGGTTGCACGGTTTTATGGGGTGGGACGGCCCGATGCTCACCGACTCCGGCGGCTTTCAGGTGTTCAGCCTTGGAGACCTGAACAAAATCGATGACCGCGGCGTTGTCTTCCGCAACCCCCGGGACGGCCGGATCATCGACATGACCCCGGAACACGCCACGCAGATTCAGATGGCCCTGGGGGCTGACGTGGCGATGGCCTTTGATCAGTGCCCGCCCTATCCGGCCACCGAAAACGATGTGATCGATGCCTGCCGGCGCACCCATGCCTGGCTGGCCCGTTGCGTTGAAGCCCACAGCCGAGACAACCAGGCCCTGTTCGGCATCGTGCAGGGCGGATGTTTTCCCCATTTGCGCCGGGAGAGTGCGCGGGCCGTCGCCGATTTCGACCTGCCGGGAATTGCCGTTGGTGGCGTCAGCGTGGGCGAACCGGTGGAGGAGATGCACCGGATCGTGCGGGACGTCACACCGCTGCTGCCGACACACAAACCGCGCTACCTGATGGGCATCGGCACATTGCGGGAGATGGCCGTGGCGGTGGCCAACGGCATCGACCTCTTCGATTGCGTTCTCCCCACACGGCTCGGCCGTCATGGCACAGCCCTCGTGGGTGGTGAACGCTGGAACCTGCGCAATGCGCGTTTCCGCCATGACCACACTCCCCTGGACCCGTCGTGCCCCTGTCCCACATGCAGCGGAGGGCACACCAGGGCCTACCTGAACCATCTAATCCGCAGTGAGGAACTGCTCGGGCTCACCCTGCTGAGCCTCCACAACATCACCCATCTCCTGCGCTTCACCACAGCGATGTCCCAGGCAATCCGGGATGGCTGCTTTTCAGAGGATTTCGCTCCCTGGGAGCCGGACTCACCAGCTCATCACACGTGGTAG
- a CDS encoding Gfo/Idh/MocA family protein produces the protein MSPDPMRPVKVGVIGIGNMGWHHARVLSLLKDAHLVGVADPDGDRGALAVEQFGCRWFADYRTMLSEVEAVCIAVPTLLHHPVGLACLEAGLHVLIEKPIAASQDEATALISAANDAGRLLQVGHIERFNPAFRELTKVVANEEVVVLEGRRHSPHADRANDVSVVLDLMIHDIDLMLELAQAPVVRLAAAGGRSADGPIDYVNATLGFENGVVASLTASKMSHRKIRSLSAHCRSSLVETDFLNHTLHIHRRAHEWYSADHGELLYRNDGFIEEVSTTSIEPLYAELEHFLQCVRGRETPAVDGLQASRALRLADLIEQAVEHPDMGVPLTDPI, from the coding sequence ATGTCTCCCGACCCCATGCGTCCGGTCAAGGTCGGGGTCATCGGCATTGGAAACATGGGCTGGCATCACGCCAGGGTGCTGAGCCTCCTGAAAGATGCTCATCTCGTGGGTGTAGCTGACCCCGATGGCGATCGCGGTGCCCTGGCGGTGGAGCAATTCGGCTGCCGTTGGTTCGCCGACTACCGCACGATGCTCAGCGAGGTGGAGGCCGTTTGTATTGCCGTGCCGACCCTGCTGCACCATCCAGTCGGCCTGGCCTGCCTGGAAGCCGGTCTGCATGTGCTGATCGAGAAGCCGATCGCTGCCAGTCAGGACGAAGCAACGGCACTGATCAGCGCTGCAAACGACGCCGGCCGTCTGCTGCAGGTGGGTCACATCGAGCGCTTCAATCCCGCCTTCCGCGAACTCACGAAAGTGGTGGCCAATGAGGAGGTGGTGGTCCTGGAGGGGCGGCGCCACAGCCCCCATGCAGACCGTGCCAATGATGTGTCAGTGGTGCTGGATCTGATGATTCACGACATCGACCTGATGCTGGAACTGGCTCAGGCGCCGGTGGTGCGGCTCGCCGCCGCCGGAGGTCGCAGTGCCGATGGACCGATCGATTACGTCAACGCGACCCTCGGGTTTGAGAACGGTGTGGTGGCCAGTCTCACGGCCAGCAAGATGAGCCACCGCAAGATCCGCAGCCTCAGTGCGCACTGCCGTTCCAGCTTGGTTGAGACCGACTTCCTGAATCACACCCTGCACATCCACCGCCGCGCCCACGAGTGGTATTCCGCCGATCACGGTGAATTGCTGTACCGCAACGATGGCTTCATCGAGGAGGTCAGCACCACGTCGATCGAACCGCTCTATGCCGAGCTCGAGCATTTTCTGCAGTGTGTCCGTGGCCGTGAAACGCCCGCTGTGGACGGCCTGCAGGCCTCCAGAGCACTGCGTTTGGCCGATCTGATCGAGCAGGCGGTGGAACATCCCGACATGGGTGTGCCCCTTACCGATCCGATCTGA
- a CDS encoding hemolysin family protein — translation MRLPLLALLLLLPAFFAAAEVALLRLRPSRVDVLVEEGKAGAASIHRLQRRLRRALMLSQFGATLALVALGWAGRGLGQRLWPDGTAGVVWLDVALFLGLVLLATLLAGLLPKAWVLSRPEPAALRLAPLLEMAMRCLSPLLNLLEGLAAVLLRLVGLTPKWDELVPALSAGELETLVESGRVTGLFPDERNILEGVFALRDTQVREVMVPRSGMVTLSVDVHFAEMMEAVHHTRHARFPVIGQSLDDVRGVLDLRRMAEPIARGELQADSPLEPYLQPAVRVLETSTLAELLPMIRSGQPLLLVVDEHGGTEGLVTAADLTGEIVGDELQEDPKEPELLQDDDQPGAWLAAGDLEIFELNRQLELDLPEADDHHTLAGFLLERLQHIPAPGEALRFNGVQFEITAMAGPRIERVRLVLPDASEAEG, via the coding sequence ATGCGGTTGCCACTGCTGGCCCTGCTTCTGCTGCTGCCGGCGTTCTTCGCTGCCGCTGAAGTCGCTCTTCTGCGACTGCGACCCAGCCGTGTCGATGTCCTCGTGGAGGAGGGCAAGGCTGGTGCAGCATCGATTCATCGGCTGCAGCGGCGGTTGCGCCGAGCCCTGATGCTGTCTCAGTTCGGAGCGACTTTGGCCCTAGTGGCCCTGGGGTGGGCTGGTCGCGGACTTGGCCAGCGTCTCTGGCCCGATGGCACCGCGGGGGTGGTCTGGCTGGATGTCGCTCTGTTTCTGGGGCTTGTGCTGCTGGCGACCCTGCTGGCTGGCTTGCTGCCCAAGGCCTGGGTGCTCAGTCGTCCGGAACCCGCCGCTCTGCGCCTGGCACCTCTGCTGGAGATGGCGATGCGCTGCCTGTCGCCGCTGCTCAACCTGCTGGAGGGCCTGGCTGCCGTCTTGCTGCGGCTGGTGGGCCTGACGCCGAAGTGGGATGAACTGGTGCCGGCCCTCTCCGCCGGCGAGCTGGAAACCCTGGTGGAATCCGGGCGCGTCACCGGCTTGTTCCCCGATGAGCGCAACATCCTCGAGGGGGTGTTTGCCTTGCGCGACACCCAGGTCCGGGAAGTGATGGTGCCCAGGTCCGGGATGGTGACGTTGTCGGTGGATGTCCACTTCGCTGAGATGATGGAAGCAGTGCATCACACACGTCACGCTCGATTCCCCGTGATTGGACAGTCACTCGATGACGTGCGGGGCGTCCTGGATCTGCGGAGGATGGCCGAACCGATCGCCCGAGGCGAGCTGCAGGCGGACTCTCCACTCGAGCCCTACCTTCAGCCAGCAGTGCGGGTGCTGGAGACCAGCACCCTGGCGGAGCTGCTACCGATGATCCGCAGCGGCCAGCCGCTGCTGCTGGTGGTGGATGAACACGGCGGCACGGAGGGCTTGGTGACAGCGGCGGATCTCACCGGGGAGATTGTGGGAGATGAGCTGCAGGAAGACCCCAAGGAGCCTGAGCTCCTGCAGGATGACGACCAACCGGGGGCTTGGTTGGCGGCAGGCGATCTTGAAATCTTTGAACTGAACCGGCAGCTGGAGCTTGACCTGCCGGAAGCCGATGATCACCACACCTTGGCCGGGTTCCTGCTGGAACGCCTGCAGCACATTCCCGCCCCTGGAGAGGCCCTGCGTTTCAACGGCGTGCAGTTTGAGATCACCGCCATGGCCGGACCCCGGATTGAACGGGTGCGACTAGTGCTCCCGGATGCGTCCGAAGCAGAGGGCTGA
- the ygfZ gene encoding CAF17-like 4Fe-4S cluster assembly/insertion protein YgfZ has translation MTTTIHWDDAFPMLRLEGKGARDFLQGQTTADLSGLVDGELQQSCWLTATGRLRALLELRLDATGADVLVLAGDAEAVSRGFDQVIFPADRVRLNASRRQRRVQGLDPVGLALWIGKDQPLPEELNASTQLENDALERHRLQQGFPPGPAEMNGETNPLELGLSGRISLDKGCYLGQETMAKLTGKGGVKQQLRCWHSEQPLHPGDQLNVGSDRAGTITSALSHPGAALGLALVRRQFLDLSSVEGPTGQTVQLGQPAAFQEPPA, from the coding sequence ATGACGACCACCATCCACTGGGATGACGCCTTTCCCATGCTGCGACTGGAGGGCAAGGGCGCCAGGGATTTTCTGCAGGGGCAGACCACAGCTGATCTCTCCGGCCTGGTTGACGGAGAACTGCAGCAAAGTTGCTGGCTCACGGCCACGGGCCGGCTTCGCGCCCTCCTGGAACTGCGACTTGATGCCACCGGTGCTGATGTGCTCGTGCTGGCTGGCGATGCGGAAGCCGTCAGCCGCGGCTTCGATCAGGTGATTTTTCCCGCCGATCGCGTTCGGCTGAATGCATCGCGTCGTCAGCGGCGTGTGCAAGGACTTGACCCTGTGGGTCTGGCGTTGTGGATCGGCAAGGACCAGCCGTTGCCCGAGGAGCTCAACGCATCCACCCAACTGGAGAACGATGCGCTGGAACGCCATCGCCTGCAACAGGGCTTCCCGCCTGGCCCAGCAGAGATGAACGGTGAAACCAACCCCCTTGAGCTGGGCTTGTCAGGGCGGATCAGCCTCGACAAAGGGTGTTATCTGGGCCAGGAGACGATGGCGAAACTCACTGGCAAGGGAGGGGTGAAGCAGCAACTGCGTTGCTGGCACAGCGAGCAGCCCTTGCATCCAGGTGATCAGCTCAACGTCGGGTCCGACCGGGCCGGCACCATCACCAGTGCCCTTTCACACCCGGGTGCCGCGCTGGGGCTGGCTCTGGTGCGTCGCCAGTTTCTTGATCTCTCCTCCGTGGAGGGGCCGACCGGCCAGACCGTTCAGCTCGGACAGCCGGCAGCCTTTCAGGAACCGCCAGCCTGA
- a CDS encoding photosystem II reaction center protein K — MASFTLDLLAQLPEAYQAFSPLIDILPLIPVFFLLLAFVWQASVGFR, encoded by the coding sequence ATGGCCTCCTTCACCCTTGACCTGCTGGCACAGCTGCCCGAGGCCTATCAGGCCTTCTCACCACTGATCGACATCCTTCCGCTGATCCCGGTCTTCTTCCTGCTACTGGCCTTTGTCTGGCAGGCCTCCGTTGGTTTCCGCTGA
- a CDS encoding glycoside hydrolase family 15 protein produces MVVTATQTQKDQDHRDAVLARLDRSIEQVVLERQDPISGLLPASTAHTVHGNYGDAWVRDCVYSVQCVWALAMAHRRRHGAHDRRAWELEQRVISLMRGLLRAMLRQAGKVERFKVSLDPLDALHAKYDSSSGDPVVADDAWGHLQLDATSLFLLQLAQLTRGGCTVIQSRDEVDFIQNLVYYVARAYRTPDYGIWERGDKGNNGLPERNSSSIGMAKAALEALEGLDLFGVHGDGSCQLLIPQGAVVRLRRALESLLPRESASKEADSACLSVVGFPAWAIENQDLVQRTLRRVRRELGGTYGYKRFLRDGHQTAVEDVNRLHYEPEELAQFEGIESEWPLFLAFELVTACCEERWQDARSWQDKLAALAVHRDGEALYPELYQVAADRVEAERRQPGSQPRQANSNLPLIWTQSLAWLGEMLLEGLITPEDLDPCERRHAMGLGADGMLVAFAAETTSVRQALIDAGLPLDSGDGITIQPSDALAARWSSIGANPRLGLSGKPVQRIETEDTARLYRLGEQTLAFTTAVLEDGISYLADDPLQLEDSVVDELHLLRRHWRGPGLPLLLIPVSAESFQHHPEVFLQLGQTLLTGRIGDIPVQFDQLKQLASQASWVTLREGGGDIEPTALERSRPSLLQDATDLRDLTAAEEQELDETDADLLRRRLWNTQSLHEQADVLDLLQRRFGAKALETNPHGRSVTIQQLLEEVYHRGLRCQDWSVVRRCAGAMGMVHPQLEDALTDLLVRQKQVVVGRNYTADARLSHPLDSSAIAERIARTSGVDGRERMLEQELLLALDGVARRDPGLLKGILTLQLSQLLLLLTSELAAEDQLSQDEAFEALCSSSPHRIRDRLRQLLSDVEHARAALQRGEQLHVTGRVQWKVPDPIDQPPSGGDWLQHRIRLGSLQKVPRDFYAGIWSLLQHCRGLVVGDKLERRNRLNSRLILEKTAGEKNFATLVEHLLSRIQAPEYRQLCTECLLSLMAFVEANPEVHFDDDLALDVVIGHAVRVGWQQTHPSLSHASYSQHKARAWGQFYAASPGDCRRWQVAALRELAEQEGLV; encoded by the coding sequence ATGGTGGTGACGGCAACACAGACCCAAAAGGATCAGGATCATCGCGATGCAGTCCTGGCTCGGCTCGATCGATCGATTGAGCAGGTGGTGCTGGAACGTCAGGACCCAATCAGTGGTTTGCTGCCCGCCAGCACCGCCCACACGGTTCACGGCAACTACGGCGATGCCTGGGTGCGGGACTGTGTCTACTCCGTGCAGTGTGTCTGGGCTCTGGCCATGGCCCACCGTCGCCGCCATGGAGCCCACGACAGGCGGGCCTGGGAGCTTGAGCAACGGGTGATCTCCCTGATGCGGGGGTTGCTGCGAGCCATGCTGCGCCAGGCCGGGAAGGTGGAGCGCTTCAAAGTCAGCCTCGATCCTCTCGACGCTCTGCACGCGAAGTACGACAGCAGCAGCGGCGATCCGGTGGTGGCGGATGACGCCTGGGGACATCTGCAACTCGATGCCACTTCCCTGTTTCTGCTCCAGCTGGCTCAACTCACCCGCGGTGGCTGCACCGTGATCCAGAGCCGGGATGAGGTGGATTTCATTCAGAACCTCGTGTACTACGTCGCCCGGGCGTATCGAACCCCTGATTACGGCATCTGGGAACGGGGCGACAAAGGCAACAACGGCTTGCCCGAACGCAATTCCAGCTCCATCGGCATGGCGAAAGCCGCTCTGGAGGCCCTGGAAGGCCTCGACCTCTTCGGGGTCCACGGTGATGGGTCGTGCCAACTGCTCATCCCCCAGGGAGCTGTGGTTCGTCTGCGGCGGGCCCTCGAAAGCCTGTTGCCGCGGGAATCCGCCAGCAAGGAAGCCGACAGCGCTTGCCTGTCGGTGGTGGGCTTCCCTGCCTGGGCCATCGAAAACCAGGACCTGGTGCAGCGGACCCTGCGCCGGGTACGGCGGGAACTGGGCGGCACCTATGGCTACAAACGCTTTCTTCGTGATGGCCATCAAACCGCCGTGGAAGACGTCAATCGTCTTCATTACGAGCCGGAGGAGCTCGCCCAGTTCGAAGGGATTGAATCGGAGTGGCCGCTGTTTCTGGCCTTTGAACTGGTCACCGCCTGCTGCGAGGAACGCTGGCAGGACGCCCGCTCCTGGCAGGACAAGCTGGCAGCCCTGGCCGTGCATCGGGATGGGGAAGCGCTCTACCCCGAGCTGTATCAGGTGGCTGCTGATCGGGTCGAAGCGGAACGGAGACAGCCAGGCAGCCAGCCTCGCCAGGCCAACAGCAATCTCCCCCTGATCTGGACACAAAGCCTGGCCTGGCTGGGCGAAATGCTGCTGGAGGGATTGATCACACCAGAGGATCTCGACCCCTGCGAGCGGCGACACGCCATGGGGCTCGGAGCTGACGGCATGCTCGTGGCCTTCGCTGCAGAGACAACCTCCGTCAGGCAGGCCCTGATCGACGCCGGTTTGCCGCTGGACAGTGGTGATGGGATCACAATCCAGCCCTCGGATGCCCTGGCAGCCCGGTGGAGCTCCATCGGGGCCAATCCAAGACTCGGCCTGAGTGGCAAACCGGTGCAGCGCATCGAAACCGAGGACACCGCACGGCTGTACCGTCTCGGGGAACAGACCCTGGCCTTCACGACAGCGGTGCTGGAGGACGGCATCAGCTACCTGGCCGATGACCCGCTTCAGTTAGAGGACAGCGTGGTGGATGAACTCCATCTGCTGAGGCGTCACTGGCGTGGTCCAGGGCTGCCACTGCTGTTGATCCCCGTCAGCGCTGAATCCTTCCAGCATCATCCCGAGGTCTTCCTGCAGCTGGGACAAACGCTGCTCACCGGCCGCATCGGGGACATCCCTGTGCAGTTCGACCAGCTGAAACAGCTGGCCAGTCAGGCCAGTTGGGTGACTCTGCGAGAGGGGGGGGGCGACATTGAGCCGACGGCCCTGGAACGGAGCCGACCCTCTCTGCTGCAGGACGCCACAGACCTCCGCGATCTCACGGCCGCTGAAGAACAGGAGCTCGACGAAACCGACGCTGACCTTCTGCGGAGAAGGTTGTGGAACACCCAGTCGCTGCATGAACAGGCCGACGTTCTGGACCTGCTGCAACGACGCTTCGGAGCCAAGGCCCTTGAAACCAATCCGCACGGCCGCAGCGTGACGATTCAGCAGTTGCTGGAGGAGGTGTACCACCGCGGACTGCGCTGCCAGGACTGGAGTGTGGTGCGGCGCTGCGCCGGTGCGATGGGCATGGTCCATCCCCAACTGGAAGATGCCCTGACCGATCTGCTGGTGCGTCAGAAACAAGTGGTCGTGGGCCGCAACTACACCGCCGATGCACGGCTCAGCCACCCCCTGGACAGCAGCGCCATCGCCGAACGGATCGCACGCACCAGCGGGGTGGACGGGCGCGAGCGCATGCTTGAACAGGAGCTGCTGCTGGCCCTGGATGGCGTGGCCCGGCGCGATCCCGGACTGCTGAAAGGGATCCTTACCCTGCAGCTCAGTCAACTGCTGTTGCTGCTCACCTCTGAACTGGCGGCAGAGGATCAGCTCAGCCAGGACGAGGCCTTTGAAGCGTTGTGCAGCAGCTCACCGCATCGGATCCGGGATCGGCTGCGACAACTCCTCAGCGATGTTGAACATGCCAGGGCGGCCCTGCAGCGCGGTGAGCAGCTGCATGTCACCGGCAGGGTGCAGTGGAAGGTGCCGGATCCCATTGACCAGCCCCCCAGCGGCGGCGACTGGCTGCAGCACCGCATCCGTCTTGGTTCACTGCAGAAGGTGCCCAGGGATTTCTATGCCGGCATCTGGTCGTTGTTGCAGCACTGCCGCGGCCTGGTGGTCGGCGACAAGCTGGAACGCCGCAATCGACTGAACAGCCGCCTGATCCTCGAGAAAACAGCGGGGGAAAAGAACTTCGCCACGTTGGTGGAGCATCTGCTCAGCCGAATCCAGGCGCCGGAATATCGACAGCTCTGTACGGAGTGCCTCTTGTCTCTGATGGCCTTCGTGGAAGCCAACCCGGAGGTGCACTTCGATGACGACCTGGCGTTGGATGTGGTGATTGGCCACGCTGTGCGTGTGGGCTGGCAACAGACGCATCCCTCGCTGAGCCACGCCAGCTACAGCCAGCACAAAGCCCGAGCCTGGGGGCAGTTCTACGCCGCATCTCCTGGTGACTGCCGCCGCTGGCAGGTGGCGGCTCTGAGGGAACTGGCTGAACAGGAAGGGCTGGTCTGA